The following are encoded together in the Natator depressus isolate rNatDep1 chromosome 10, rNatDep2.hap1, whole genome shotgun sequence genome:
- the GLIS2 gene encoding zinc finger protein GLIS2 isoform X1, producing the protein MHSLDEPLDLKISISKLRAAREKRTLGSAKHRALHRELKTQDDGAAAMGPGSPGSLPAGERGRGVQGPTWGDRLPTPSGLLLPSKCHDKRDARFSSTPLLDLSLSPPSDPDSPGGSTSLSPERQGSGDLPMAPTPHDFPSLRYIDGLPSSFQFFLPLGSGGALHLPASAFLTPPKEKRLSPELPLPQQLVCRWAKCNQLFDLLQDLVDHVNDFHVKPEKDAGYCCHWEGCARHGRGFNARYKMLIHIRTHTNEKPHRCPTCNKSFSRLENLKIHNRSHTGEKPYMCPYEGCSKRYSNSSDRFKHTRTHYVDKPYYCKMPGCHKRYTDPSSLRKHIKAHGHFVSHEQQELLKLQQPPKTPVASAEVPYVNGAQLIIPNPAALFGGHALPGLGTSLPIPLAPGPLDLSTLACGAVGSAALPGLPSPMLSLNGAPLNLAKNPLLASPFGAGGLGLPVVSLLAGKTDMEKCQVGDTRVAKAGKAQGLESRKESCDRTERARLRRAPESLPLLPGAVLDLSTGVSSMGSPEALPPGWVVIPPGSVLLKPAVVN; encoded by the exons ATGCATTCCCTGGACGAGCCCCTTGACCTCAAGATCAGCATCTCCAAGCTGCGGGCGGCACGGGAGAAGCGGACGCTGGGCAGTGCCAAGCACCGGGCCTTGCACCGCGAGCTCAAGACCCAGGATGATGGTGCCGCGGCGATGGGCCCCGGCTCACCTGGCTCCCTGCCAGCtggtgagagggggaggggcgTCCAGGGCCCCACCTGGGGGGACCGCCTTCCTACACCCTCTG GCCTCCTGCTGCCCTCCAAGTGCCATGACAAACGGGACGCCCGCTTCTCCTCAACGCCCCTGCTCGACCTCAGCCTGTCACCCCCGTCCGACCCGGACTCCCCCGGTGGCAGCACCTCGCTGTCCCCTGAGCGGCAGGGCAGCGGGGACCTgcccatggcccccaccccccat GATTTCCCGTCCCTGCGCTACATCGACGGCCTCCCGAGCtccttccagttcttcctgcccCTGGGCTCGGGCGGTGCCCTGCACCTGCCGGCCTCGGCTTTCCTCACCCCCCCCAAGGAGAAGCGCCTCTCCCCGGAGCTGCCCCTGCCGCAGCAACTGGTGTGTCGCTGGGCCAAG TGTAACCAGCTCTTCGACCTGCTCCAAGACCTGGTGGATCACGTCAACGACTTCCACGTCAAGCCGGAGAAGGATGCGGGTTACTGCTGCCATTGGGAGGGCTGCGCGCGCCATGGCCGGGGCTTCAATGCCAG GTACAAGATGCTGATCCACATTCGCACCCACACCAATGAGAAGCCTCATCGCTGCCCAACCTGCAACAAGAGCTTCTCCAGGCTGGAAAATCTTAAAATCCACAATCGCTCCCACACAG GCGAGAAACCCTACATGTGCCCCTACGAGGGCTGCAGCAAGCGCTACTCCAACTCCAGCGACCGCTTCAAGCACACGCGCACCCACTACGTGGACAAGCCCTACTACTGCAAGATGCCCGGCTGCCACAAGCGCTACACGGACCCCAGCTCGCTGCGCAAGCACATCAAGGCCCATGGCCACTTCGTGTCCCACgagcagcaggagctgctcaAACTCCAGCAGCCTCCCAAGACGCCCGTCGCCTCGGCGGAAGTGCCTTACGTCAACGGGGCGCAGCTCATCATCCCCAATCCGGCCGCCCTCTTTGGTGGGCATGCACTGCCCGGCCTGGGCACCTCTTTGCCCATCCCCCTGGCCCCGGGGCCCCTGGACCTCAGCACCCTGGCCTGTGGTGCCGTGGGCTCTGCTGCGCTGCCAGGGCTTCCAAGCCCCATGCTGTCCCTCAATGGGGCACCACTCAACTTGGCCAAGAACCCCTTGCTGGCATCTCCCTTTGGTGCTGGTGGGCTAGGGCTGCCAGTGGTGTCCCTGCTTGCTGGCAAGACGGACATGGAGAAGTGCCAGGTGGGTGACACCAGGGTGGCCAAAGCGGGCAAAGCTCAAGGGCTCGAGAGCCGCAAAGAGTCGTGCGACAGGACTGAGCGGGCCCGGCTCAGGCGTGCTCCGGAGAGCCTGCCGCTGCTGCCCGGCGCGGTGCTGGACCTGTCCACCGGCGTGAGCTCTATGGGCAGCCCCGAGGCCCTGCCGCCTGGCTGGGTGGTGATCCCCCCTGGCTCCGTCTTGCTGAAGCCGGCCGTGGTGAACTGA
- the GLIS2 gene encoding zinc finger protein GLIS2 isoform X2 has protein sequence MHSLDEPLDLKISISKLRAAREKRTLGSAKHRALHRELKTQDDGAAAMGPGSPGSLPAGLLLPSKCHDKRDARFSSTPLLDLSLSPPSDPDSPGGSTSLSPERQGSGDLPMAPTPHDFPSLRYIDGLPSSFQFFLPLGSGGALHLPASAFLTPPKEKRLSPELPLPQQLVCRWAKCNQLFDLLQDLVDHVNDFHVKPEKDAGYCCHWEGCARHGRGFNARYKMLIHIRTHTNEKPHRCPTCNKSFSRLENLKIHNRSHTGEKPYMCPYEGCSKRYSNSSDRFKHTRTHYVDKPYYCKMPGCHKRYTDPSSLRKHIKAHGHFVSHEQQELLKLQQPPKTPVASAEVPYVNGAQLIIPNPAALFGGHALPGLGTSLPIPLAPGPLDLSTLACGAVGSAALPGLPSPMLSLNGAPLNLAKNPLLASPFGAGGLGLPVVSLLAGKTDMEKCQVGDTRVAKAGKAQGLESRKESCDRTERARLRRAPESLPLLPGAVLDLSTGVSSMGSPEALPPGWVVIPPGSVLLKPAVVN, from the exons ATGCATTCCCTGGACGAGCCCCTTGACCTCAAGATCAGCATCTCCAAGCTGCGGGCGGCACGGGAGAAGCGGACGCTGGGCAGTGCCAAGCACCGGGCCTTGCACCGCGAGCTCAAGACCCAGGATGATGGTGCCGCGGCGATGGGCCCCGGCTCACCTGGCTCCCTGCCAGCtg GCCTCCTGCTGCCCTCCAAGTGCCATGACAAACGGGACGCCCGCTTCTCCTCAACGCCCCTGCTCGACCTCAGCCTGTCACCCCCGTCCGACCCGGACTCCCCCGGTGGCAGCACCTCGCTGTCCCCTGAGCGGCAGGGCAGCGGGGACCTgcccatggcccccaccccccat GATTTCCCGTCCCTGCGCTACATCGACGGCCTCCCGAGCtccttccagttcttcctgcccCTGGGCTCGGGCGGTGCCCTGCACCTGCCGGCCTCGGCTTTCCTCACCCCCCCCAAGGAGAAGCGCCTCTCCCCGGAGCTGCCCCTGCCGCAGCAACTGGTGTGTCGCTGGGCCAAG TGTAACCAGCTCTTCGACCTGCTCCAAGACCTGGTGGATCACGTCAACGACTTCCACGTCAAGCCGGAGAAGGATGCGGGTTACTGCTGCCATTGGGAGGGCTGCGCGCGCCATGGCCGGGGCTTCAATGCCAG GTACAAGATGCTGATCCACATTCGCACCCACACCAATGAGAAGCCTCATCGCTGCCCAACCTGCAACAAGAGCTTCTCCAGGCTGGAAAATCTTAAAATCCACAATCGCTCCCACACAG GCGAGAAACCCTACATGTGCCCCTACGAGGGCTGCAGCAAGCGCTACTCCAACTCCAGCGACCGCTTCAAGCACACGCGCACCCACTACGTGGACAAGCCCTACTACTGCAAGATGCCCGGCTGCCACAAGCGCTACACGGACCCCAGCTCGCTGCGCAAGCACATCAAGGCCCATGGCCACTTCGTGTCCCACgagcagcaggagctgctcaAACTCCAGCAGCCTCCCAAGACGCCCGTCGCCTCGGCGGAAGTGCCTTACGTCAACGGGGCGCAGCTCATCATCCCCAATCCGGCCGCCCTCTTTGGTGGGCATGCACTGCCCGGCCTGGGCACCTCTTTGCCCATCCCCCTGGCCCCGGGGCCCCTGGACCTCAGCACCCTGGCCTGTGGTGCCGTGGGCTCTGCTGCGCTGCCAGGGCTTCCAAGCCCCATGCTGTCCCTCAATGGGGCACCACTCAACTTGGCCAAGAACCCCTTGCTGGCATCTCCCTTTGGTGCTGGTGGGCTAGGGCTGCCAGTGGTGTCCCTGCTTGCTGGCAAGACGGACATGGAGAAGTGCCAGGTGGGTGACACCAGGGTGGCCAAAGCGGGCAAAGCTCAAGGGCTCGAGAGCCGCAAAGAGTCGTGCGACAGGACTGAGCGGGCCCGGCTCAGGCGTGCTCCGGAGAGCCTGCCGCTGCTGCCCGGCGCGGTGCTGGACCTGTCCACCGGCGTGAGCTCTATGGGCAGCCCCGAGGCCCTGCCGCCTGGCTGGGTGGTGATCCCCCCTGGCTCCGTCTTGCTGAAGCCGGCCGTGGTGAACTGA
- the PAM16 gene encoding mitochondrial import inner membrane translocase subunit TIM16, whose product MAKYLAQIIVVGVQVVGRAFARALRQEFAASRAAADARGRAGPQSAAATSISGISLQEAQQILNISKLSPEEIQKNYDHLFKVNDKSVGGSFYLQSKVVRAKERLDEELRIEAQRQSEREQGQKPET is encoded by the exons ATG GCCAAGTACCTGGCGCAGATCATCGTGGTGGGGGTGCAGGTGGTGGGCAGGGCCTTCGCTCGGGCGCTCAGGCAGGAATTTGCAG CCAGCCGAGCAGCGGCCGATGCGCGGGGACGCGCTGGACCCCAGTCTGCTGCAGCCACCAGCATCTCAGGGATCAGCCTGCAGGAGGCCCAGCAGATCCTCAACATCTCCAAGCTCAGCCCAGAGGAAATTCAGAAG AACTACGATCACTTATTCAAGGTGAATGATAAGTCAGTGGGGGGATCGTTTTACCTGCAGTCTAAG GTGGTGAGAGCCAAGGAGCGGCTGGATGAAGAGCTTCGAATCGAGGCCCAGAGACAGAGTGAAAGAGaacaggggcagaagccagagacGTAA